One genomic segment of Nothobranchius furzeri strain GRZ-AD chromosome 10, NfurGRZ-RIMD1, whole genome shotgun sequence includes these proteins:
- the pafah1b2 gene encoding platelet-activating factor acetylhydrolase IB subunit alpha2, giving the protein MSGDDLNPAAMAQPVEDVQGDGRWLSQHSRFVQECKDGEPDVLFVGDSMIQLMQQFEVWGECFSPLHALNFGIGGDTTCNVLWRLQNGELENICPKVVVLWVGTNNYEHSAEQVAGGILAIAQLLTSRLPKAKVVVLGLLPRGEHPNPLREKNSAVNKLLRSWLPRLGQAQLLDLSGELVHSDGTVSSQDMFDYLHLTSAGYRLVTKPLYDLLLQILEETPEERRASLV; this is encoded by the exons ATGAGCGGGGATGACCTGAACCCAGCTGCAATGGCTCAGCCTGTAGAGGATGTTCAaggtgatggacgctggctgtctCAG CATTCAAGGTTTGTGCAGGAGTGCAAAGATGGGGAACCAGATGTCCTGTTTGTGGGGGACTCCATGATCCAACTAATGCAGCAGTTTGAG GTGTGGGGGGAATGTTTCTCTCCTCTTCACGCTCTCAACTTTGGCATTGGGGGTGACACCACCTGTAACGTGCTGTGGAGGCTGCAGAACGGAGAGCTGGAGAACATCTGTCCCAAG GTGGTAGTGTTGTGGGTAGGAACCAACAATTATGAGCACTCAGCAGAGCAGGTTGCTGGAGGAATTCTTGCCATTGCACAACTTCTCACCTCTCGCCTACCTAAAGCAAAGGTAGTTGTACTG GGTTTGTTGCCTCGAGGGGAGCATCCCAACCCACTGAGGGAGAAGAACTCTGCTGtaaacaagctcctgcgctcctgGCTGCCACGGCTTGGCCAGGCTCAGCTCTTGGATCTGAGCGGAGAGTTGGTCCACTCAGACGGAACCGTTAGCTCCCAGGACATGTTCGACTACCTCCACCTGACGTCGGCGGGTTACCGCCTTGTCACCAAGCCCCTCTATGACCTGCTGCTTCAGATCCTGGAGGAGACGCCCGAGGAGAGAAGGGCATCGCTGGTTTGA